From Myxococcus stipitatus, the proteins below share one genomic window:
- the ubiE gene encoding bifunctional demethylmenaquinone methyltransferase/2-methoxy-6-polyprenyl-1,4-benzoquinol methylase UbiE, translated as MSTEVRQMFSSIATRYDVTNEVLSFGIHRLWRRTAVRLSQAKAGDRVLDCASGTGDLAMVFKRKVGDTGRVLGTDFCPEMLESAPAKAAKAGLQIDFQVADAMALPFADDSFDVASIAFGIRNVDDPVQCLREMGRVVRPGGRVVVLEFGQPDGVFGALFRFYSKSIMPAIGGLLTGNRAAYEYLPRTSAAFPAGDKFLSLMDQSGAYAERSAHPLTFGTAYVYVGTVR; from the coding sequence ATGAGCACCGAAGTCCGTCAGATGTTCTCCTCCATCGCCACGCGGTACGACGTGACGAACGAGGTCCTGTCGTTCGGAATCCACCGCCTGTGGCGGAGGACCGCCGTGCGGCTGAGCCAGGCGAAGGCCGGCGACCGCGTCCTCGACTGCGCGTCCGGCACGGGCGACCTGGCCATGGTGTTCAAGCGCAAGGTGGGCGACACCGGGCGCGTGCTGGGCACCGACTTCTGCCCGGAGATGCTGGAGAGCGCCCCCGCCAAGGCGGCGAAGGCGGGCCTGCAGATCGACTTCCAGGTGGCGGACGCGATGGCCCTGCCCTTCGCGGACGACAGCTTCGACGTCGCCTCCATCGCGTTCGGCATCCGCAACGTGGACGACCCGGTGCAGTGCCTGCGGGAGATGGGCCGCGTGGTGCGCCCCGGCGGGCGCGTGGTGGTGCTGGAGTTCGGCCAGCCCGACGGCGTGTTCGGCGCGCTGTTCCGCTTCTACAGCAAGAGCATCATGCCCGCCATCGGCGGCCTGCTCACCGGCAACCGCGCCGCCTACGAGTACCTGCCGCGCACCTCCGCGGCCTTCCCCGCCGGCGACAAGTTCCTGTCGCTGATGGACCAGTCCGGAGCGTACGCGGAGCGCAGCGCCCATCCGCTGACGTTCGGCACCGCGTACGTGTATGTCGGCACCGTCCGCTGA
- a CDS encoding shikimate kinase, whose protein sequence is MDPRLAPALRQALARPGPAARPAAGQTVVLCGHRGAGKSTLLPRVAALLGQEGVDLDHHLERVHGRPLRTWVAEAPSEFRAAERRALGELPPGSLVAVGGGFLSHHPDALAGTFTLLIPVTFETYRDRLLVDRTRPRLRPDLSLEEEIASIFHEREALHARVPTVALVDFLRGCLTREEPA, encoded by the coding sequence GTGGATCCCCGGCTCGCGCCGGCCCTGAGGCAAGCCCTCGCGCGGCCTGGACCGGCCGCGCGCCCCGCCGCGGGACAGACGGTGGTCCTCTGTGGCCACCGCGGCGCGGGCAAGTCCACGCTGCTGCCCCGGGTGGCGGCCCTGCTCGGGCAGGAGGGCGTGGACCTGGACCACCACCTGGAGCGCGTCCACGGCCGGCCGCTGCGCACCTGGGTGGCCGAGGCCCCGTCCGAGTTCCGCGCCGCCGAGCGCCGCGCGCTGGGGGAGCTGCCCCCCGGCTCGCTGGTCGCGGTGGGCGGCGGCTTCCTCTCGCACCATCCGGACGCGCTCGCGGGGACGTTCACCCTGCTGATTCCGGTGACGTTCGAGACCTATCGCGACCGCCTGCTGGTGGACCGGACGCGCCCGCGCCTGCGCCCCGACCTGTCCCTCGAAGAGGAGATCGCCTCCATCTTCCACGAACGCGAGGCCCTCCACGCCCGCGTCCCCACGGTGGCCCTGGTCGACTTCCTCCGGGGCTGCCTCACCCGCGAGGAACCCGCGTGA
- a CDS encoding 3-dehydroquinate synthase: MSQTPPGAYRPPNDRWGPFPRLAKRLPEGSVAVVDRAVAKLHPGLIPALEARAPRAIVQLVGGESAKTFQALEKVLAAGLSLPRSGTLVAVGGGTVGDVSTVAAHLLKRGVRLVQVPTTLLAAVDSSLGGKGAVDLTVKGRVVKNPAGVFHYAEEGWICPELFGSLSPTQVREGSLEAWKMVVSLDARRFRAYVRKAPSLEKLVKDARAIKEGVCSQDPYEHTGLRRVLNFGHTFGHVLESVSRFKLSHGDGVGLGILLALDVGRALGVTPEPVAAAVESALLQGPGVLGRDRVASLLRKASLRDVAVLLDADKKAGARGELRMVLLTAIGATEVRDVEATTWRGLWPAWTKGVRP, encoded by the coding sequence ATGAGCCAGACTCCTCCCGGCGCCTACCGTCCTCCGAACGACCGCTGGGGCCCGTTCCCCCGCCTCGCGAAGCGGCTGCCCGAAGGCAGCGTCGCCGTCGTCGACCGCGCCGTCGCGAAGCTCCACCCGGGACTGATTCCCGCGCTCGAGGCCCGCGCCCCCCGCGCCATCGTCCAGCTGGTGGGCGGCGAGAGCGCCAAGACGTTCCAGGCGCTGGAGAAGGTCCTCGCCGCCGGGCTGTCCCTGCCCCGCTCCGGCACGCTCGTCGCCGTGGGCGGCGGCACCGTGGGGGACGTGTCCACCGTGGCCGCGCACCTGCTCAAGCGCGGCGTGCGCCTGGTCCAGGTCCCCACCACGCTGCTGGCCGCGGTGGACAGCAGCCTGGGGGGAAAGGGCGCGGTGGACCTCACCGTGAAGGGCCGCGTGGTGAAGAACCCCGCGGGCGTCTTCCACTACGCCGAGGAGGGGTGGATCTGCCCGGAGCTGTTCGGCTCGCTGTCGCCGACGCAGGTGCGCGAGGGCTCGCTCGAGGCGTGGAAGATGGTCGTCAGCCTCGATGCCCGCCGCTTCCGCGCGTACGTGCGCAAGGCGCCGTCGCTGGAGAAGCTGGTGAAGGACGCGCGCGCGATCAAGGAGGGCGTGTGCTCCCAGGACCCGTACGAGCACACCGGGCTGCGCCGCGTGCTCAACTTCGGCCACACCTTCGGCCACGTGCTGGAGAGCGTGTCGCGCTTCAAGCTGTCGCACGGTGACGGGGTGGGCCTGGGCATCCTCCTGGCCCTCGACGTGGGCCGCGCGCTCGGCGTCACGCCGGAGCCCGTCGCCGCCGCCGTCGAGTCCGCGCTCCTCCAGGGCCCGGGCGTGCTCGGCCGCGACCGCGTCGCCAGCCTCCTGCGCAAGGCGTCCCTGAGGGACGTCGCCGTCCTGCTCGACGCGGACAAGAAGGCCGGCGCCCGGGGCGAGCTGCGCATGGTGCTGCTGACGGCCATCGGCGCCACGGAGGTACGTGACGTGGAGGCAACGACGTGGCGCGGCCTGTGGCCGGCGTGGACGAAGGGGGTGCGCCCGTGA
- a CDS encoding isochorismate synthase, with product MKTLNPVEGQRWVAGVMPLAAVDPLSGADALGVPSVYWERPLEQEAVAGWGEAAVRVASEPGQVASVLASLGGLSVRWLGEAPVGMPGPWFGGVRFGATGTPDVDWAAHGVARWTLPEVLVWRVGNQLAVAAFAPESQGGEDAVRSRLERVRACFPGAYRHARGGEVALSLVSSRPEFEARVDRAVEAIAAGSLQKVVLARSLDASASEPFDIVEVLSRLREQNPRCATFLFRTPDGACFLGATPETLCRVEGRRLETEALAGTAAPQLADGLRGHDKDVREHEAVVRYILATLRTLASDVSADAEPRLLELKNVVHLRTGIRAELREGVTAAQVVGALHPTPAVGGTPRERALAFLVEHEGLDRGWYAGPVGWVGPRGVHLVVALRSALVRGARARLFVGCGIVAGSIAEAEWRETEMKSLAMLRALGGGDVGRR from the coding sequence ATGAAGACGCTCAATCCCGTTGAGGGCCAGCGCTGGGTGGCCGGAGTGATGCCCCTGGCGGCGGTGGATCCGCTCTCCGGGGCGGATGCGCTGGGCGTCCCGTCGGTCTACTGGGAGCGTCCCCTCGAACAGGAGGCCGTGGCGGGTTGGGGCGAGGCGGCGGTGCGGGTCGCGTCGGAGCCGGGGCAGGTGGCCTCCGTGCTCGCTTCGCTGGGTGGGTTGTCCGTGCGCTGGCTGGGGGAGGCGCCGGTGGGGATGCCGGGGCCCTGGTTCGGCGGGGTGCGCTTCGGCGCCACGGGGACGCCGGACGTGGACTGGGCCGCGCATGGCGTGGCGCGGTGGACGTTGCCGGAGGTGCTCGTCTGGCGCGTCGGCAACCAGCTCGCGGTGGCGGCGTTCGCGCCGGAGTCCCAGGGCGGCGAGGACGCGGTGCGCTCGCGGTTGGAGCGGGTGCGCGCGTGCTTCCCCGGGGCCTATCGGCACGCGCGGGGTGGGGAGGTGGCGCTGTCGCTCGTGTCGTCGCGCCCGGAGTTCGAGGCGCGGGTGGACCGCGCGGTGGAGGCCATCGCCGCGGGCAGCCTGCAGAAGGTGGTGCTGGCGCGCTCCCTCGACGCGAGCGCGTCCGAGCCCTTCGACATCGTGGAGGTGCTGTCGCGGCTGCGGGAGCAGAACCCCCGCTGCGCCACCTTCCTGTTCCGGACGCCGGACGGCGCGTGCTTCCTCGGCGCGACGCCGGAGACGCTGTGCCGCGTGGAGGGCCGGAGGCTGGAGACGGAGGCGCTCGCGGGCACGGCGGCGCCCCAGCTCGCGGACGGGCTGCGGGGGCACGACAAGGACGTGCGCGAGCACGAGGCGGTGGTGCGCTACATCCTCGCGACGCTGCGCACGCTCGCCTCGGACGTGAGCGCGGACGCCGAGCCGCGGCTGCTGGAATTGAAGAACGTGGTCCATCTGCGCACGGGCATCCGCGCGGAGCTGCGGGAGGGCGTCACGGCGGCGCAGGTGGTGGGGGCGCTGCACCCCACGCCAGCGGTGGGGGGCACGCCTCGCGAGCGCGCGCTGGCCTTCCTCGTGGAGCACGAGGGGCTGGATCGCGGCTGGTACGCGGGGCCGGTGGGGTGGGTGGGTCCCCGTGGGGTTCATCTGGTCGTGGCGCTGCGTTCCGCGCTGGTGCGGGGCGCGCGGGCGCGACTGTTCGTGGGATGCGGAATCGTGGCCGGCTCCATCGCGGAGGCGGAGTGGCGGGAGACGGAGATGAAGAGTCTGGCCATGTTGCGGGCGCTGGGAGGCGGGGATGTCGGTCGACGTTAA
- a CDS encoding shikimate dehydrogenase, whose protein sequence is MTPARRVVTLPPTLLGGDAVAFARECQRRGAEVLEIRTDLHAADAVDPAALAQVLPLLVSERGKPLPPDWVAAAWRVDRDLLDATGERRDALDAPAGKLLASHHADRPLSTREALALWDRKLPGDALVKHVEPMSEPGHLATLLETQRELMARFGPSRVTVLGMGAVALPARAVLARGNVLDYVAAGGSWAAAPGQRLLDDVVREWRGADRLTLPAPLRLGILGTSITHSRSPRIHRQPFDRIDLPEAGPVEALVDSLVGEYAGFAVTSPFKMRLARHTGSPLDAINTLVRRGTRWESFNTDTEGARKVLERLDAQEVFVLGDGGATSALRTVAAERGQPLRVLRRADIQGPLAGAGVWTWPERVAPPDSLRFERARVAVIAYGAPGRRIAAEIARRGGTPVLLGAAWFVAQARRQRQLWETAT, encoded by the coding sequence GTGACACCCGCCCGGCGCGTCGTGACCCTGCCTCCCACCCTCCTCGGCGGCGACGCCGTGGCCTTCGCGCGGGAGTGTCAGCGTCGAGGCGCCGAGGTGTTGGAGATCCGCACCGACCTGCACGCCGCCGACGCGGTGGACCCCGCGGCGCTCGCCCAGGTGCTGCCGCTGCTCGTCTCCGAACGGGGCAAGCCCCTCCCTCCCGACTGGGTCGCCGCCGCGTGGCGCGTGGACCGGGACCTGCTGGACGCCACCGGAGAGCGCCGCGACGCGCTCGACGCGCCCGCCGGGAAGCTGCTCGCCTCGCACCACGCGGACCGCCCCTTGAGCACGCGCGAGGCGCTGGCCCTGTGGGACCGGAAGCTCCCCGGGGACGCGCTGGTGAAGCACGTGGAGCCCATGAGCGAACCGGGCCACCTCGCGACCCTCCTGGAGACCCAGCGCGAGCTGATGGCGCGCTTCGGCCCCAGCCGCGTCACGGTGCTCGGCATGGGCGCGGTGGCCCTGCCCGCCCGCGCGGTGCTGGCCCGCGGCAACGTCCTCGACTACGTGGCCGCCGGCGGCTCCTGGGCGGCGGCGCCGGGACAACGCCTGCTCGACGACGTCGTGCGAGAGTGGCGGGGCGCGGACCGGCTCACCCTCCCCGCGCCGCTGCGGCTCGGCATCCTCGGCACCTCCATCACCCACTCACGCTCCCCGCGCATCCACCGCCAGCCGTTCGACCGCATCGACCTCCCCGAGGCTGGTCCGGTCGAGGCGCTCGTGGACTCGCTCGTCGGCGAGTACGCCGGCTTCGCCGTCACCAGCCCCTTCAAGATGCGGCTCGCCCGGCACACCGGCTCCCCCCTCGACGCCATCAACACCCTGGTGCGCCGGGGCACGCGGTGGGAGTCCTTCAACACCGACACGGAGGGCGCCCGAAAGGTCCTGGAGCGCCTGGACGCCCAGGAGGTCTTCGTCCTGGGCGACGGGGGCGCGACCTCCGCCCTGCGCACCGTGGCCGCCGAGCGCGGCCAGCCCCTGCGCGTCCTGCGCCGCGCGGACATCCAAGGCCCCCTGGCGGGAGCGGGCGTCTGGACGTGGCCCGAGCGCGTGGCGCCTCCGGATTCCCTGCGATTCGAGCGAGCACGTGTGGCTGTTATCGCGTACGGTGCGCCGGGTCGACGCATCGCGGCGGAGATTGCGCGGCGCGGCGGCACACCGGTCCTGCTGGGCGCGGCGTGGTTCGTCGCGCAGGCCCGGCGGCAGCGACAGCTTTGGGAGACTGCGACATGA
- a CDS encoding 3-phosphoshikimate 1-carboxyvinyltransferase, with the protein MSASTRRVLVDPSALKSSALTPPVSKSDAQRALVLGHLTGAWPLPSVQAEADEDLPADVRVLRRGVEALRLPPGPVRDVDCADGGAPFRILVTQVAVTPGARVRLTGTPRLGERPHGPLFTSLREALGPAGLGLTEGTPWPVELRAPTDTSAVPAVFRVPGAQSSQYASSLLLGCAALCLRERRPWSVEIEGALTSAGYLELTVSWLRRFGFDVQESASRYTVAGYTAPPGVPALPGDWSSLGYLLLVAWKVQGTVERADPGSAHPDQAILRLIEQVGLRAVPEGREHTMKVEGRLAGGLRASGTECPDLLPTLAALACVLPAPSTLTEVGILRVKESDRLEGIRALVDAYGGATDLQGEVLRITPPSTPPARFAMDSRGDHRLAMTAATLSVLSGTPLALTGPECVEKSFPGFWRQLSRAGVRISEHP; encoded by the coding sequence GTGAGCGCCAGCACCCGCCGCGTCCTCGTGGACCCCAGCGCGCTGAAGTCCTCCGCCCTCACCCCGCCCGTCTCCAAGTCGGACGCGCAGCGGGCGCTCGTCCTGGGACACCTCACCGGCGCCTGGCCCCTGCCCTCCGTCCAGGCCGAGGCGGACGAGGACCTGCCCGCCGACGTGCGCGTGCTGCGCCGGGGCGTGGAGGCCCTACGCCTGCCCCCCGGGCCCGTGCGCGACGTGGACTGCGCGGACGGCGGCGCGCCCTTCCGCATCCTCGTCACCCAGGTCGCGGTGACGCCTGGCGCCCGGGTGCGCCTCACCGGCACCCCTCGCCTGGGAGAGCGTCCCCACGGGCCGCTCTTCACGTCCCTGCGCGAGGCGCTCGGCCCCGCGGGACTGGGGCTCACCGAGGGCACCCCGTGGCCCGTGGAGCTGCGCGCCCCCACCGACACGTCGGCCGTGCCCGCCGTCTTCCGCGTGCCGGGCGCGCAGAGCAGCCAGTACGCCTCCAGCCTGCTGCTGGGCTGCGCGGCGCTCTGCTTGCGCGAGCGACGCCCCTGGAGCGTGGAGATCGAGGGCGCGTTGACGAGCGCCGGCTATCTGGAGCTCACGGTGTCGTGGCTGCGGCGCTTCGGCTTCGACGTCCAGGAGTCCGCCTCCCGGTACACCGTGGCGGGCTACACGGCGCCCCCCGGCGTCCCGGCCCTGCCGGGGGACTGGTCGTCGTTGGGCTACCTCCTGCTCGTCGCGTGGAAGGTCCAGGGCACCGTGGAGCGCGCGGACCCCGGCAGCGCCCACCCGGACCAGGCCATCCTCCGCCTCATCGAGCAGGTGGGCCTGCGAGCGGTCCCCGAGGGTCGCGAGCACACCATGAAGGTGGAAGGGCGACTCGCCGGGGGCTTGCGGGCTTCGGGGACCGAGTGCCCCGACCTGCTCCCCACCCTCGCCGCCCTCGCCTGCGTGCTGCCCGCGCCGTCCACGCTCACGGAGGTGGGCATCCTCCGGGTCAAGGAGAGCGACCGCCTCGAGGGCATCCGCGCCCTCGTCGACGCCTACGGGGGCGCCACGGACCTCCAGGGGGAGGTCCTGCGCATCACCCCGCCCTCGACCCCGCCGGCCCGCTTCGCCATGGACAGCCGGGGAGACCACCGGCTGGCGATGACGGCCGCCACCCTGAGTGTCCTGTCCGGGACGCCCCTGGCCCTCACCGGCCCCGAGTGTGTCGAGAAGAGCTTTCCGGGCTTCTGGCGCCAGCTGTCCCGAGCCGGCGTCCGCATTTCCGAGCACCCGTAG
- a CDS encoding citrate synthase, producing the protein MPKDTLTITDNRTGKTYEVPVENGCIRTNALRQIKVSDDDFGLMGYDPAFLNTANCKSAITFIDGDKGILEYRGYPIEQLAEKSSYLEVAYLLLNGELPTAKELEQFIHLVTHHTYVHENVKSFMDGFRYDAHPMSMLASTVAALSGFYPDAKNTKDERSRRIQITRLIAKMPTIAAFSYRHSMGLPYIYPDNDLSYVANFLAMIKRIGTTTYKVHPVLERALDVLFILHADHEQNCSTTSVRTVGSSEVDPYSAVTAGIAALYGPLHGGANEAVLRMLREIGHISKVPEFIKSVKSGEGEKKLMGFGHRVYKSYDPRAKVIKRVADEVFDVTGKNPLLEIAVELERIALQDEYFVKRKLYPNVDFYSGLIYEAMGFQVEMFPVLFAIPRTVGWCAQWEEMVLDPEQKIARPRQVFTGKARRDYVPMDKRTAK; encoded by the coding sequence ATGCCCAAGGACACGCTGACGATCACCGACAATCGGACCGGCAAGACGTACGAGGTCCCGGTCGAGAACGGATGTATCCGCACCAACGCCCTGCGCCAGATCAAGGTCTCGGACGACGACTTCGGCCTGATGGGTTACGACCCGGCGTTCCTGAACACGGCGAACTGTAAGAGCGCCATCACCTTCATCGATGGCGACAAAGGCATCCTGGAGTACCGCGGCTATCCCATCGAGCAGCTCGCGGAGAAGTCGAGCTACCTCGAGGTCGCCTACCTCCTGCTGAACGGTGAGCTGCCCACGGCCAAGGAGCTGGAGCAGTTCATCCACCTGGTCACCCACCACACCTACGTTCACGAGAACGTGAAGTCCTTCATGGATGGGTTCCGCTACGACGCGCACCCCATGTCCATGCTGGCCTCGACGGTGGCCGCGCTCTCCGGCTTCTACCCGGACGCGAAGAACACCAAGGACGAGCGCAGCCGCCGCATCCAGATCACCCGGCTGATCGCCAAGATGCCCACCATCGCCGCGTTCTCGTACCGGCACAGCATGGGCCTGCCGTACATCTACCCGGACAACGACCTGTCCTACGTCGCCAACTTCCTGGCGATGATCAAGCGCATCGGCACCACGACCTACAAGGTCCACCCGGTGCTGGAGCGCGCGCTCGACGTGCTCTTCATCCTCCACGCGGACCACGAGCAGAACTGCTCGACGACGTCCGTGCGCACGGTGGGTTCGTCGGAAGTGGACCCGTACTCCGCCGTCACCGCCGGCATCGCTGCCCTCTACGGCCCGCTGCATGGCGGCGCCAACGAGGCGGTGCTCCGCATGCTCCGCGAGATCGGCCACATCTCGAAGGTGCCGGAGTTCATCAAGTCGGTGAAGAGCGGCGAGGGCGAGAAGAAGCTGATGGGCTTCGGCCACCGCGTCTACAAGTCCTACGACCCGCGCGCCAAGGTCATCAAGCGCGTGGCGGACGAGGTCTTCGACGTGACGGGCAAGAACCCGCTCCTGGAGATCGCCGTGGAGCTCGAGCGCATCGCCCTCCAGGACGAGTACTTCGTCAAGCGCAAGCTGTACCCGAACGTCGACTTCTACTCCGGCCTCATCTACGAGGCGATGGGCTTCCAGGTGGAGATGTTCCCCGTCCTCTTCGCCATCCCCCGCACGGTGGGCTGGTGCGCGCAGTGGGAGGAGATGGTCCTGGACCCCGAGCAGAAGATCGCGCGTCCGCGCCAGGTCTTCACCGGCAAGGCCCGCCGCGACTACGTCCCCATGGACAAGCGCACGGCGAAGTAG
- the aroF gene encoding 3-deoxy-7-phosphoheptulonate synthase has product MGGKQPDEAVPAVSGKDTGARRVLRASRPEGTWVRVGEVEVGGPGFVVMAGPCAVEGAEQVERTAAAVAAAGAHVLRGGVFKPRTSPYAFQGMGEPGLHVLAEAGRRHGLPIISEVMESAQIPFMAETADILQVGARNMQNFSLLRALGKVRRPVLLKRGLSATVQEWLLAAEYLLEGGNEQVMLCERGIRTFETEMRNTLDLAAVSWAKQRTHLPVIVDPSHATGHPDLILPMSLAAAAAGADGLLIEVHPRPEQALCDGNQALTPERFQTLMQRLSPVLDAVGRHLWRPDSPAQVVRAR; this is encoded by the coding sequence GTGGGAGGCAAGCAGCCAGACGAGGCGGTACCGGCGGTGTCCGGGAAGGACACGGGTGCGCGCCGGGTGCTGCGAGCCTCCCGTCCCGAGGGCACGTGGGTGCGCGTGGGCGAGGTGGAGGTTGGAGGTCCAGGCTTCGTCGTGATGGCGGGCCCGTGCGCGGTGGAGGGGGCGGAGCAGGTGGAGCGGACCGCCGCGGCCGTGGCCGCCGCCGGGGCCCACGTGCTGCGGGGGGGCGTGTTCAAGCCTCGCACCAGCCCCTACGCGTTCCAGGGGATGGGTGAGCCAGGGCTGCACGTCCTGGCGGAGGCGGGCCGCAGGCACGGGCTGCCCATCATCAGCGAGGTGATGGAGTCCGCGCAGATTCCCTTCATGGCGGAGACGGCGGACATCCTCCAGGTGGGCGCGCGCAACATGCAGAACTTCTCCCTGCTGCGGGCGCTGGGGAAGGTGCGCCGGCCGGTGCTGCTCAAGCGGGGACTGTCCGCCACCGTGCAGGAGTGGCTGCTGGCGGCGGAGTACCTCCTCGAGGGCGGCAACGAGCAGGTGATGCTCTGCGAGCGGGGCATCCGCACCTTCGAGACGGAGATGCGCAACACGCTGGACCTGGCGGCGGTGTCGTGGGCCAAGCAGCGCACCCACCTGCCCGTCATCGTGGACCCGTCGCACGCGACGGGGCACCCGGACCTCATCCTGCCCATGTCGCTGGCGGCGGCGGCGGCCGGAGCGGACGGGTTGCTCATCGAGGTCCACCCCCGCCCCGAGCAGGCCCTGTGTGATGGGAACCAGGCCCTGACGCCGGAGCGGTTCCAAACGTTGATGCAGCGGCTGTCACCCGTGCTAGACGCGGTGGGCCGACACCTTTGGCGGCCGGACAGCCCGGCCCAGGTCGTGAGGGCGCGATGA
- the aroC gene encoding chorismate synthase, whose translation MNTFGTLFRLTTFGESHGPALGAVVDGCPAGVPLTRERIQAALDRRRPGQSSLVTPRNEPDQVEILSGVFEDKTLGTPIAAIVRNTNQRSGDYEQLKQVDRPGHADAVWRERYKHRDHRGGGRTSGRETLCRVIGGTIAEAYLERDLPTVRTVAYVSQVGDLVASVPAPGLTRAMVDAHPTRCPDVAVREEMSRRILAAKEAGDSLGGSIDVRVEGLPVGLGEPIFGKIKALIAQALGSVGAITGVVWGPPDLLERISQPGTRFHSVKDVYGGIQGGLTNGEPLQVRAFFKPPATLADHAKGGRHDPCIMPRAVPVLESMVSLVIADLVQQMNARPNTP comes from the coding sequence ATGAACACCTTCGGCACCCTGTTCCGCTTGACGACCTTCGGCGAGAGCCATGGCCCCGCGCTGGGCGCGGTGGTGGACGGCTGCCCGGCGGGAGTGCCGCTGACGCGTGAGCGCATCCAGGCCGCGCTCGACCGGCGTCGCCCGGGCCAGTCGTCCCTCGTCACGCCCCGCAACGAGCCGGACCAGGTGGAGATCCTCTCCGGCGTCTTCGAGGACAAGACGCTGGGCACGCCCATCGCGGCCATCGTGCGCAACACGAACCAGCGCTCCGGGGACTACGAACAGCTCAAGCAGGTGGACCGGCCCGGCCACGCTGACGCCGTGTGGCGCGAGCGCTACAAGCACCGCGACCACCGCGGCGGCGGACGCACCAGCGGGCGCGAGACGCTCTGCCGCGTCATCGGCGGCACCATCGCCGAGGCATACCTGGAGCGGGACCTTCCGACGGTGCGCACCGTCGCGTACGTGTCCCAGGTGGGGGACCTGGTCGCCTCCGTCCCCGCGCCGGGGCTCACCCGCGCCATGGTGGACGCCCACCCCACGCGCTGCCCGGACGTGGCCGTGCGCGAGGAGATGTCCCGCCGCATCCTCGCCGCGAAGGAGGCCGGGGACAGCCTGGGCGGCTCCATCGACGTGCGCGTCGAGGGGCTGCCGGTGGGCCTGGGCGAGCCCATCTTCGGGAAGATCAAGGCCCTCATCGCCCAGGCGCTCGGCAGCGTGGGCGCGATCACGGGTGTCGTGTGGGGCCCGCCGGACCTGCTCGAGCGCATCAGCCAGCCCGGCACCCGGTTCCATTCCGTGAAGGACGTCTACGGCGGCATCCAGGGCGGACTCACCAACGGCGAGCCCCTCCAGGTGCGCGCCTTCTTCAAACCCCCGGCGACGCTGGCGGACCACGCGAAGGGTGGCCGTCACGACCCGTGCATCATGCCCCGCGCCGTTCCGGTGCTGGAGTCCATGGTGTCCCTGGTCATCGCGGACCTCGTCCAACAGATGAACGCACGCCCCAACACCCCATGA